The proteins below are encoded in one region of Microbacterium pygmaeum:
- the guaA gene encoding glutamine-hydrolyzing GMP synthase, producing the protein MTAQTETDQRPVLVVDFGAQYAQLIARRVREAGVYSEIVPHTASAAEIAAKNPVGIILSGGPSSVYEEGAPALDGGVFDLGVPTLGICYGFQVMAQALGGEVANTGLREYGATDAAVTGDGGVLLGGQPIDQNVWMSHGDQVSRAPEGFDVLASTSATPVAAFGSDERRMYGVQWHPEVKHSDHGQRVIENFLHKAAGLPADWNSGNVIAEQVARIREQVGSGRVICGLSGGVDSAVAAAIVHEAVGDQLVCIFVDHGLLRKNEREQVENDYVASTGVRLVTIDAREQFLNALAGVSDPEQKRKIIGREFIRSFEAAEKALVAEAAADGEPIRFLVQGTLYPDVVESGGGTGTANIKSHHNVGGLPEDLQFELVEPLRTLFKDEVRAIGRELGLPEVIVGRQPFPGPGLGIRIVGEVTADRLEILQDADAIAREELTRAGLDQEIWQCPVVLLADVRSVGVQGDGRTYGHPIVLRPVSSEDAMTADWTRLPYDVLARISNRITNEVREVNRVVLDVTSKPPGTIEWE; encoded by the coding sequence TTGACCGCACAGACCGAGACCGATCAGCGCCCCGTCCTGGTCGTCGACTTCGGAGCGCAGTACGCCCAGCTGATCGCCCGTCGCGTGCGCGAAGCCGGCGTCTACAGCGAGATCGTGCCGCACACCGCCTCGGCCGCCGAGATCGCCGCGAAGAACCCGGTCGGCATCATCCTGTCCGGCGGTCCGTCCTCGGTGTACGAGGAAGGCGCGCCGGCGCTGGACGGCGGGGTCTTCGACCTCGGCGTGCCGACGCTGGGCATCTGCTACGGCTTCCAGGTGATGGCCCAGGCCCTCGGCGGCGAGGTCGCGAACACCGGCCTGCGCGAGTACGGGGCGACGGATGCTGCGGTCACCGGCGACGGCGGCGTGCTGCTCGGCGGTCAGCCGATCGACCAGAACGTGTGGATGAGCCACGGCGACCAGGTCTCACGGGCTCCTGAGGGATTCGACGTGCTGGCATCGACGTCGGCCACCCCGGTCGCCGCGTTCGGAAGCGACGAGCGGCGGATGTACGGCGTGCAGTGGCATCCGGAGGTCAAGCACTCCGACCACGGCCAGCGGGTCATCGAGAACTTCCTGCATAAGGCAGCTGGGCTGCCGGCGGACTGGAACAGCGGGAACGTCATCGCCGAGCAGGTCGCGCGCATCCGCGAGCAGGTCGGCAGCGGTCGCGTGATCTGCGGCCTGTCCGGCGGGGTGGACTCCGCGGTCGCCGCGGCGATCGTGCACGAGGCGGTCGGCGACCAGCTGGTGTGCATCTTCGTGGATCACGGTCTGCTGCGCAAGAACGAGCGCGAGCAGGTCGAGAACGACTACGTCGCATCGACGGGCGTGCGCCTGGTCACCATCGACGCCCGCGAGCAGTTCCTGAACGCACTGGCCGGAGTCAGCGACCCCGAGCAGAAGCGCAAGATCATCGGCCGCGAGTTCATCCGGTCCTTCGAGGCCGCCGAGAAGGCGCTGGTGGCCGAGGCGGCCGCCGACGGCGAGCCGATCCGGTTCCTCGTACAGGGCACGCTCTACCCCGACGTGGTCGAGTCGGGCGGCGGCACCGGCACCGCGAACATCAAGTCGCACCACAACGTCGGCGGCCTGCCCGAAGACCTGCAGTTCGAGCTCGTCGAGCCGCTGCGCACCCTCTTCAAGGACGAGGTGCGCGCGATCGGCCGCGAACTGGGGCTTCCCGAGGTGATCGTGGGCCGTCAGCCGTTTCCGGGCCCCGGCCTCGGCATCCGGATCGTGGGTGAGGTCACCGCTGACCGCCTCGAGATTCTGCAGGATGCCGACGCCATCGCCCGCGAGGAGCTGACGCGCGCCGGGCTGGACCAGGAGATCTGGCAGTGCCCCGTGGTGCTGCTGGCCGACGTGCGCTCGGTCGGCGTGCAGGGGGACGGCCGGACCTACGGGCATCCGATCGTCCTGCGCCCGGTGTCCTCAGAGGACGCGATGACCGCCGACTGGACGCGCCTGCCCTACGACGTGCTGGCGCGCATCTCCAACCGGATCACCAACGAGGTGCGCGAGGTGAACCGCGTGGTGCTCGATGTCACCTCGAAGCCTCCGGGGACCATCGAGTGGGAGTAG
- the ligD gene encoding non-homologous end-joining DNA ligase, which yields MIDVDGVEVRVSSPDKVVFPDAGLTKLDVVNYYLSVAPGALRGAAGRPMVLKRFVKGIDQEAFFQKRVPENHPDYIDTATLHYARGTSAEEAVIRDAAGLAWVVNLGCLDLNPHPVRAEDLDHPDELRIDLDPMPGVDWSQIVDVAFVAREVLDDVGLVGWPKTSGSRGLHILVRIAPEWDFRDVRLAAETLAREVENRAPGLATARWWKEERGESVFVDFNQNAKDRTVASAYSIRPLPDARVSTPLDWDEVRERRPEEFTALTVPARFAELGDPHAGIDDAVGTLDGLLALAKELGPAEKPPRGSDGSGRRASTMPLIEIARTKTKPEATELLEQWRSANPEVAAQLHPADVLIDGMRGSSSLWYRVRINLQHVPEASRPEQGELLADYDPWAGKSWPGGPSER from the coding sequence ATGATCGACGTCGACGGCGTCGAGGTGCGCGTCTCGAGCCCGGACAAGGTGGTCTTCCCAGACGCCGGGCTCACCAAGCTCGACGTCGTGAACTACTACCTGTCCGTCGCGCCGGGCGCGCTGCGGGGCGCGGCCGGCCGCCCGATGGTGCTCAAGCGCTTCGTGAAGGGCATCGATCAGGAGGCGTTCTTCCAGAAGCGGGTCCCCGAGAACCACCCCGACTACATCGACACCGCGACCCTGCACTACGCGAGAGGCACCTCGGCAGAGGAGGCGGTGATCCGGGATGCCGCTGGCCTGGCGTGGGTCGTGAACCTGGGCTGCCTCGACCTGAACCCCCACCCCGTTCGCGCCGAAGACCTCGATCATCCCGACGAGCTGCGTATCGACCTGGATCCGATGCCGGGCGTGGACTGGTCGCAGATCGTCGATGTGGCGTTCGTTGCGCGTGAGGTGCTCGATGACGTCGGGTTGGTCGGCTGGCCGAAGACCAGCGGGTCGCGCGGTCTGCACATTCTGGTGCGCATCGCGCCGGAGTGGGATTTCCGTGACGTGCGCCTGGCGGCGGAGACCCTCGCGCGCGAGGTTGAGAACCGGGCGCCCGGGCTGGCGACCGCCCGGTGGTGGAAAGAGGAGCGCGGCGAGAGCGTCTTCGTGGACTTCAATCAGAACGCGAAGGATCGCACCGTGGCATCGGCGTATTCGATCCGCCCGCTGCCCGATGCACGCGTCTCGACACCGCTGGACTGGGACGAGGTGCGCGAGCGCCGGCCCGAGGAGTTCACCGCGCTCACCGTGCCTGCGCGGTTCGCCGAACTCGGGGATCCGCACGCCGGCATCGACGACGCCGTCGGCACGCTGGACGGCCTGCTGGCACTGGCGAAGGAGCTCGGACCAGCCGAGAAGCCGCCGCGCGGGTCGGACGGATCGGGCAGGCGCGCCTCGACGATGCCGCTCATCGAGATCGCCCGGACCAAGACCAAGCCCGAGGCGACCGAACTGCTCGAGCAGTGGCGATCCGCGAATCCGGAGGTGGCTGCGCAGCTGCATCCGGCCGATGTCCTCATCGACGGGATGCGCGGGTCGAGCTCGCTCTGGTACCGCGTCCGGATCAACCTGCAGCACGTCCCTGAGGCGTCCAGGCCGGAGCAGGGCGAGCTGCTGGCCGACTACGACCCGTGGGCGGGCAAGTCCTGGCCCGGGGGGCCGTCCGAGCGCTGA
- a CDS encoding ClpP family protease: MSGYTIPNVVSQHPRGDRIMDVYSHLLAERVVYLGTGIDAGVANALIAQLLHLDADSHDRDIQLYINCEGGDPSAMLAIYDTMQHIRPDIATTCVGQAIGVGAVMLAAGAPGKRAVLPHARVVLHQPAGQGRGTIPDLILQADELVRVRGEVEEVLATHTGQDAAKLRADTDRDRVFTADEAVAYGLADRVLVRALTTQRSDGPPGQDLPAHGS; this comes from the coding sequence ATGAGCGGCTACACGATCCCGAACGTCGTGTCGCAGCATCCGCGCGGGGATCGCATCATGGACGTCTACTCGCACCTGCTCGCCGAGCGCGTCGTCTACCTCGGCACCGGCATCGACGCCGGGGTCGCCAATGCCCTGATCGCACAGCTGCTGCACCTGGATGCCGACAGCCACGACCGCGACATCCAGCTCTACATCAACTGCGAGGGCGGCGATCCGTCAGCGATGCTCGCGATCTACGACACGATGCAGCACATCCGCCCGGACATCGCCACGACGTGCGTGGGCCAGGCGATCGGCGTCGGTGCGGTGATGCTCGCCGCCGGCGCGCCCGGCAAGCGCGCGGTGCTGCCGCACGCCCGGGTCGTGCTGCACCAGCCGGCGGGCCAGGGGAGAGGCACGATCCCGGACCTCATCCTGCAGGCCGATGAGCTGGTGCGCGTGCGCGGCGAGGTCGAGGAGGTGCTCGCGACGCACACGGGGCAGGATGCCGCGAAGCTGCGCGCCGACACCGACCGCGATCGCGTGTTCACCGCTGACGAGGCGGTCGCCTACGGCCTGGCGGACCGGGTGCTCGTCCGAGCGCTGACGACTCAGCGCTCGGACGGCCCCCCGGGCCAGGACTTGCCCGCCCACGGGTCGTAG
- a CDS encoding linear amide C-N hydrolase: protein MPRRQETRPSRARCSLTPESTGSPTRGRRRVCTSFQLKAVDGSVCVARTMEFPDMLGAKLTVMPRGLNLHSSAPDGTGLAWTTQYGVVGMDAVGAAQLLTDGQNEQGLYAGALYMPGFASYEQPDADASRNLEVLDAVVYALTTCATVAEVFAAFSEITVWGASNPVLNGVPPLHLVLHDATGASGVIEFEDGAQQHRGNPLGVATNAPYLDWHYDNVRNWMPRLSAANPAPVTINGVEFAPLSQGQGFVGLPGDSGSTGRFLRATAYVMTLQAPADAPALESLSLHALNNFDIPIGMMSGVGGTGLEQDDQTKWSSIASLSAGRYIVRTQANPTPVAIDLAATDFTGGAPRQVDLAAGEFQLITV, encoded by the coding sequence ATGCCGCGGCGACAGGAAACCCGCCCGTCACGCGCCCGGTGTAGCCTGACGCCGGAATCGACCGGTTCACCGACGAGGGGGCGCAGACGCGTGTGCACGAGTTTTCAGCTGAAGGCCGTTGACGGAAGCGTGTGCGTCGCGCGCACGATGGAGTTCCCCGACATGCTCGGCGCGAAGCTCACCGTCATGCCCCGCGGCCTGAACCTGCACTCCTCCGCACCGGACGGCACCGGCCTCGCGTGGACGACGCAGTACGGCGTCGTCGGGATGGACGCCGTGGGCGCCGCGCAGCTGCTCACCGACGGCCAGAACGAGCAGGGGCTGTACGCCGGCGCGCTCTACATGCCGGGGTTCGCGTCGTACGAACAGCCCGATGCCGATGCCTCGCGCAACCTGGAGGTGCTCGATGCGGTCGTCTACGCCCTGACGACCTGCGCGACGGTCGCAGAGGTGTTCGCCGCATTCTCCGAGATCACGGTGTGGGGAGCATCCAACCCGGTCCTGAACGGCGTCCCGCCGCTGCACCTCGTGCTGCACGATGCGACCGGTGCGTCCGGGGTGATCGAGTTCGAGGACGGCGCGCAGCAGCACCGCGGGAATCCGCTGGGCGTCGCGACGAACGCGCCCTACCTCGACTGGCACTACGACAACGTGCGCAACTGGATGCCGCGGCTGAGCGCCGCCAACCCTGCACCGGTCACGATCAACGGCGTCGAGTTCGCGCCGCTGTCACAGGGCCAGGGGTTCGTCGGCCTTCCCGGCGACTCGGGCAGCACGGGGCGTTTCCTGCGCGCGACCGCCTACGTGATGACGCTGCAGGCTCCCGCCGACGCTCCGGCGCTGGAGAGCCTGAGCCTGCACGCCCTGAACAACTTCGACATCCCGATCGGGATGATGAGCGGTGTGGGCGGCACCGGCCTCGAGCAGGACGACCAGACGAAGTGGTCGAGCATCGCGAGCCTGAGCGCGGGCCGCTACATCGTGCGCACGCAGGCGAATCCCACGCCCGTGGCGATCGATCTCGCCGCGACGGATTTCACCGGCGGCGCGCCGCGTCAGGTCGACCTGGCTGCGGGCGAGTTCCAGCTGATCACCGTGTGA
- a CDS encoding SURF1 family protein: MLRGRWIAMLALCLVVAGVFAWLGQWQLGRAIDTDPTPPGATEEVLPLAEVAAPGEYLSEPLVGQRVTVTGTWVPDDFVIVSSRFNDGAAGYWVTGQLRIAGGDADGAPASIAVAIGWAGTEQEAIEAAGQLNETASTADTDAALAITGRLISDEGPVLPPKGADPETLTRMSPAALLSRWHDVEGLNVYRPYLASEVAQGPLTDIASPAPDEGSGVNWLNIFYAIEWAVFAGFAFYLWYRLARDAWEKEVEDLEDAAGQAS, translated from the coding sequence ATGCTGCGAGGCCGGTGGATCGCGATGCTCGCGCTCTGCCTCGTCGTCGCGGGTGTCTTCGCGTGGCTGGGGCAGTGGCAGCTCGGCCGCGCGATCGACACCGACCCGACGCCGCCGGGCGCGACCGAGGAGGTCCTGCCCCTGGCCGAGGTCGCCGCTCCCGGCGAGTACCTCTCCGAGCCCCTGGTCGGACAACGCGTCACGGTCACCGGGACCTGGGTCCCGGACGACTTCGTCATCGTCTCGTCTCGCTTCAACGACGGCGCCGCGGGGTACTGGGTCACCGGACAGCTGCGCATCGCGGGTGGCGACGCCGACGGCGCGCCCGCATCGATCGCGGTCGCGATCGGCTGGGCGGGCACGGAGCAGGAGGCGATCGAGGCGGCCGGGCAGCTCAACGAGACCGCATCGACCGCCGACACCGATGCCGCGCTGGCCATCACCGGTCGCCTGATCTCCGACGAAGGCCCCGTCCTTCCGCCGAAGGGCGCCGACCCCGAGACGCTGACCCGCATGTCGCCCGCTGCCCTGCTGTCGCGCTGGCACGATGTCGAAGGGCTGAACGTGTATCGCCCGTACCTGGCCTCCGAGGTCGCACAGGGACCGCTCACCGACATCGCATCGCCGGCCCCCGACGAGGGGTCCGGCGTCAACTGGCTCAACATCTTCTACGCGATCGAGTGGGCCGTCTTCGCCGGCTTCGCGTTCTACCTCTGGTACCGGCTGGCTCGTGACGCCTGGGAGAAGGAAGTGGAAGACCTGGAGGATGCCGCTGGCCAGGCATCCTGA
- a CDS encoding GuaB3 family IMP dehydrogenase-related protein, protein MEIEIGRAKRARRAYTFDDIAVVPSRRTRNPEDVSTAWSIDAFQFAIPVLGAPMDSVVSPTTAIMLGQLGGLGVLDLEGLWTRYDDPEPLLVEIASLDDGRATQRMQELYAEPIKPELVRDRLAQIREGGVTVAGSLTPQRTQELYETVVAAGVDLFVIRGTTVSAEHVSSVDQPLNLKKFIYDLDVPVVVGGASTYTAALHLMRTGAAGVLVGFGGGAASTTRATLGIHAPMATAVSDVAGARRDYLDESGGRYVHVIADGGVGTSGDIVKALAMGADAVMLGVALARATDAPGRGFHWGPESHHPKLPRGRRVAVDQVTTLESVLYGPAPVADGTANLIGALRKSMATTGYSDLKEFQRVDVVVAPYSAG, encoded by the coding sequence ATGGAGATCGAGATCGGCCGCGCCAAGCGCGCTCGTCGCGCGTACACGTTCGACGACATCGCCGTCGTCCCGTCGCGCCGCACGCGCAATCCCGAGGATGTGTCGACGGCCTGGTCCATCGACGCGTTCCAGTTCGCGATCCCGGTGCTGGGGGCGCCGATGGACTCGGTCGTCAGCCCGACGACGGCGATCATGCTCGGCCAGCTCGGCGGCCTCGGCGTCCTCGACCTCGAAGGCCTGTGGACGCGCTACGACGACCCCGAGCCGCTGCTGGTCGAGATCGCATCGCTCGACGACGGCCGGGCGACCCAGCGCATGCAGGAGCTGTACGCCGAGCCGATCAAGCCCGAGCTCGTGCGCGACCGCCTCGCGCAGATCCGCGAAGGCGGCGTCACCGTCGCCGGCTCCCTCACCCCGCAGCGCACGCAGGAGCTCTACGAGACCGTGGTCGCCGCGGGGGTGGATCTGTTCGTCATCCGCGGAACGACCGTCTCGGCAGAGCACGTCTCGAGCGTCGACCAGCCGCTGAACCTCAAGAAGTTCATCTACGACCTCGACGTCCCGGTCGTGGTGGGCGGCGCGTCGACCTACACCGCGGCGCTGCACCTGATGCGCACCGGCGCCGCCGGCGTGCTCGTGGGCTTCGGCGGGGGAGCCGCGTCGACCACGCGCGCCACCCTCGGCATCCACGCGCCGATGGCCACGGCCGTCTCGGATGTCGCCGGGGCCCGCCGCGACTACCTCGACGAGTCGGGCGGACGCTACGTGCACGTGATCGCCGACGGTGGCGTGGGCACGTCCGGTGACATCGTCAAGGCGTTGGCGATGGGGGCGGATGCTGTGATGCTCGGCGTCGCCCTGGCTCGCGCCACGGACGCGCCGGGCCGCGGGTTCCACTGGGGTCCTGAGTCGCATCACCCCAAGCTTCCGCGCGGTCGCCGCGTGGCAGTCGACCAGGTGACCACCCTCGAGTCGGTGCTGTACGGCCCGGCTCCGGTCGCCGACGGCACGGCGAACCTCATCGGGGCGCTCCGCAAGTCGATGGCGACCACGGGATACTCCGACCTCAAGGAATTCCAGCGGGTCGACGTGGTGGTCGCTCCGTACAGCGCGGGATGA
- a CDS encoding DUF3817 domain-containing protein: protein MPRAPKLASFPAIRGALRFYQICSVITGVGLLLLCAEMVLKYTPLHVELFLGGSGGFLWFAPVVEGAEGLVSTGDGINLSLGILIVHGWFYVVYLFSCFRVWSLMRWNFLRLVMLASGGVIPFVSFIMEAIVARDVKRYLAEREAAEGAAGAASVPSTAPVQPAPEGTR from the coding sequence ATGCCCCGAGCCCCGAAACTCGCCTCGTTCCCGGCGATCCGCGGAGCCCTGCGGTTCTACCAGATCTGCTCGGTGATCACCGGCGTCGGCCTGCTGCTGCTGTGCGCGGAGATGGTCCTGAAGTACACGCCGCTGCACGTCGAGCTGTTCCTCGGCGGATCCGGCGGGTTCCTCTGGTTCGCGCCCGTCGTCGAGGGCGCGGAGGGACTGGTCTCCACCGGCGACGGGATCAACCTGTCGCTGGGCATCCTGATCGTGCACGGCTGGTTCTACGTCGTGTACCTGTTCAGCTGCTTCCGGGTGTGGAGCCTGATGCGCTGGAACTTCCTGCGCCTGGTGATGCTCGCCTCCGGCGGCGTCATCCCGTTCGTCTCCTTCATCATGGAGGCCATCGTCGCCCGCGACGTGAAGCGCTACCTCGCGGAGCGTGAGGCGGCCGAGGGTGCCGCCGGCGCGGCATCCGTCCCCTCCACCGCCCCCGTCCAGCCCGCTCCGGAAGGCACCCGTTGA
- a CDS encoding nitroreductase family deazaflavin-dependent oxidoreductase, with translation MRYVRPSGIDGVFNGVVGWLTRIGLPLAGSRVLSVQGRKSGEWRSTPVNPLRFDGVRYLVSPRGHTQWVRNIRVSGRGRLTTGRRTEEISAIEIGDDEKPPILRAYLKAWAWEVGRFFEDVDASSSEERLREIAPDFPVLRIQPVAGT, from the coding sequence GTGAGATACGTGCGACCGTCTGGAATCGACGGGGTCTTCAACGGCGTGGTCGGCTGGCTGACCCGCATCGGCCTGCCGCTGGCGGGCAGCCGCGTGCTGTCGGTCCAGGGTCGCAAGAGCGGCGAGTGGCGCTCGACGCCGGTGAACCCGTTGCGCTTCGATGGCGTGCGCTATCTGGTCTCGCCGCGCGGGCATACCCAGTGGGTCCGCAACATCCGCGTCTCCGGTCGGGGGCGGCTGACCACCGGCCGCCGCACCGAGGAGATCAGCGCCATCGAGATCGGCGATGACGAGAAGCCGCCGATCCTGCGCGCCTACCTCAAGGCATGGGCGTGGGAGGTGGGGCGGTTCTTCGAGGACGTGGATGCCTCGTCCTCCGAGGAGCGCCTGCGCGAGATCGCCCCCGACTTCCCCGTCTTGCGCATCCAACCGGTGGCCGGCACGTGA
- a CDS encoding glycosyltransferase — translation MSEGEFPDAEYVIVSSRLIPDHDGGFTLATLARARQMAAAGVHDGAGPLLLTLDPGIPTDHARHRAAFAGRDLVVDPARMRNLFDEAADSRGGAAAWLRAAAEAGAPDPALEYRVIADAADRPVVSLPVIAGDPDWHVTTAPVAVHDEHGRVIGVVGGFGALYRAWLEHVVAQLRSRSGAGSTEADAAARPVVVICESRQLGELLAGWDDPDVRLVHTIHTIHLEPPFTPDATVNALWSRWFTLAERFDAVLWPTAAQRSDVQERFGASDVHVVVPSAVAPVASVAPLAARAPHRIVMLNRLAPGKRIDHAVRALQRVLASVPDATLDIYGDGPEREALHALIDERGLEAHVALRGLTGNPGGVLDEASVFLSTSAFEGQGLSLAEALVHGCPVVAYDVRYGPADMLAEGGGILVPDGNIDALAAALVHLLTDIELRARLTAEAVAAARAVHPDATMAALAQAVDDVLGRPSRRTPPR, via the coding sequence GTGAGCGAGGGGGAGTTCCCCGATGCCGAGTACGTGATCGTCTCGAGTCGCCTCATCCCCGATCACGATGGCGGCTTCACGCTGGCCACCCTCGCCCGCGCGAGGCAGATGGCTGCCGCCGGCGTGCACGACGGTGCGGGTCCACTGCTGCTGACACTGGACCCCGGCATCCCGACCGATCACGCGCGGCACCGCGCGGCGTTCGCCGGTCGCGACCTGGTGGTGGATCCCGCGCGCATGCGAAACCTCTTCGACGAGGCCGCCGACTCGCGGGGCGGGGCAGCGGCATGGCTCCGGGCCGCGGCCGAAGCCGGTGCGCCCGATCCTGCGCTGGAATACCGGGTGATCGCGGATGCCGCGGACCGCCCGGTCGTCTCACTCCCGGTCATCGCCGGCGATCCGGACTGGCACGTCACCACGGCGCCCGTCGCGGTCCACGACGAGCACGGCCGCGTCATCGGTGTCGTCGGCGGGTTCGGGGCGCTGTACCGGGCGTGGCTGGAGCACGTCGTCGCGCAACTGCGGAGCAGGTCCGGTGCGGGTTCGACCGAAGCGGATGCTGCGGCACGCCCGGTCGTCGTGATCTGCGAGTCGCGTCAGCTCGGCGAGCTGCTGGCCGGGTGGGACGACCCCGATGTGCGCCTCGTCCACACGATCCACACGATTCATCTCGAACCGCCATTCACCCCCGATGCGACGGTCAACGCGCTGTGGTCGCGCTGGTTCACGCTCGCGGAGCGATTCGACGCGGTGCTCTGGCCGACGGCCGCGCAGCGGTCGGACGTGCAGGAGCGGTTCGGCGCATCGGACGTGCACGTCGTCGTCCCGAGTGCGGTCGCGCCCGTGGCATCCGTCGCCCCGCTCGCCGCCCGCGCCCCGCACCGCATCGTGATGCTCAACCGCCTCGCGCCCGGCAAGCGCATCGATCATGCCGTCCGCGCGCTCCAGAGGGTGCTTGCGTCCGTTCCCGACGCGACCCTGGACATCTACGGCGACGGGCCGGAGCGCGAAGCGCTTCATGCGCTCATCGACGAGCGAGGACTCGAGGCGCACGTCGCCCTGCGCGGGCTCACCGGGAATCCCGGCGGGGTGCTGGACGAGGCATCCGTCTTCCTGTCCACCTCCGCCTTCGAAGGGCAGGGGCTCTCGTTGGCCGAGGCCCTTGTGCACGGCTGCCCCGTGGTCGCGTACGACGTGCGCTACGGACCGGCCGACATGCTCGCGGAGGGCGGAGGCATCCTCGTGCCCGACGGGAACATCGACGCCCTGGCCGCTGCGCTCGTGCACCTCCTGACCGACATCGAACTGCGGGCGCGCCTGACCGCCGAGGCGGTGGCCGCCGCGCGCGCGGTGCATCCCGATGCCACGATGGCCGCGCTCGCGCAGGCCGTCGACGACGTGCTCGGCCGGCCGTCACGGCGCACCCCGCCTCGCTGA
- a CDS encoding ClpP family protease: MAEDGKIPQFGAEARRELLHQRVLVLDGPLDDDNGTMIATQLLALAAEDEASDIALWIHSPGGSVPSMLAIRDVMRLIPNDVATLALGLACSAGQFLLSAGTKGKRRALPHARILMHQGSSGIGGSTVEVEVQAGDLRHMRDTVLGLIASDTGQPVERIFEDSLHDRWYTAAEAQAYGFIDGIVTDFAQVVPRRRRPAGLGLGQPAGDRAGVAA; this comes from the coding sequence ATGGCTGAAGACGGAAAGATCCCGCAGTTCGGAGCCGAGGCACGGCGCGAACTGCTCCACCAGCGCGTCCTCGTGCTCGACGGACCGCTCGACGACGACAACGGCACGATGATCGCGACGCAGCTGCTCGCGCTGGCCGCCGAGGACGAGGCATCCGACATCGCCCTGTGGATCCATTCACCCGGCGGCTCGGTGCCCTCGATGCTCGCGATCCGCGACGTCATGCGGCTGATCCCGAACGACGTCGCGACCCTCGCGCTGGGGCTCGCGTGCAGCGCAGGGCAGTTCCTGCTGTCCGCGGGGACGAAGGGGAAGCGCCGGGCGCTCCCGCATGCGCGGATCCTGATGCATCAGGGTTCCTCCGGCATCGGCGGCTCGACCGTCGAAGTCGAGGTGCAGGCCGGCGACCTGCGGCACATGCGCGATACGGTGCTCGGACTGATCGCTTCCGATACGGGCCAACCCGTGGAGCGCATCTTCGAAGATTCGCTGCACGACCGCTGGTACACCGCGGCCGAGGCGCAGGCATACGGCTTCATCGACGGGATCGTCACCGACTTCGCGCAGGTGGTGCCGCGGCGACGGCGGCCGGCCGGGCTCGGACTCGGCCAGCCCGCTGGGGACCGTGCGGGGGTGGCGGCATGA
- a CDS encoding ScyD/ScyE family protein — MGTPNTRRSPRRIVTLVTAAAAAIVLVSAGASAASADGQQPWTVASGLDNPRQVSIGAGGTVYVAEAGTGGDGPCVPNPEDPTATECLGATGAVTEIRRGSQTRVVTGLPSLAGPDGSGATGPAAVSVRGNTIAVLMGLGGNLDKRAQLGPDGATMGTILTGRIGQPLSVAVDVTAYEEANNPDGAQVDSNPSGFTDVNSKRWAVADAGANAILTLGGNLPDATIAVLPPASGVPPWGGDPIPAEAVPTNVVTGPDGAYYVSQLVGFPFPLGESRIWRVVPGQAPTVYASGLSNVTSLAWQGQTLYAVQFSDSSFLSDGPPIGSLRQIVPGASEHPAVLAGLFAPYGVAISGKTAYISTGSVLPGGGEVQALNLR, encoded by the coding sequence ATGGGTACACCGAACACACGCAGGAGTCCGCGCCGGATCGTGACACTGGTCACCGCCGCAGCGGCGGCGATCGTCCTCGTCTCGGCAGGCGCATCCGCCGCCTCCGCTGACGGGCAGCAGCCGTGGACCGTCGCCAGCGGACTGGACAATCCACGCCAGGTCTCCATCGGCGCCGGAGGAACCGTCTACGTGGCCGAGGCGGGAACCGGCGGCGACGGGCCGTGCGTGCCGAACCCCGAGGATCCGACCGCGACCGAATGCCTCGGCGCCACCGGCGCCGTCACCGAGATCCGTCGCGGATCCCAGACCCGCGTCGTCACCGGCCTTCCCTCGCTGGCCGGCCCGGACGGTTCCGGCGCGACCGGACCGGCTGCGGTGAGCGTGCGGGGCAACACCATCGCGGTCCTGATGGGCCTCGGCGGCAACCTCGACAAGCGTGCTCAACTCGGGCCGGACGGCGCCACGATGGGCACGATCCTCACCGGGCGCATCGGTCAGCCCCTGAGCGTCGCCGTCGATGTGACGGCATACGAAGAGGCCAACAACCCCGACGGCGCGCAGGTCGACTCCAACCCGAGCGGCTTCACTGATGTGAACAGCAAGCGGTGGGCCGTAGCGGATGCCGGGGCCAACGCCATCCTCACGCTCGGTGGCAACCTGCCCGACGCCACGATCGCCGTGCTGCCGCCGGCTTCGGGTGTCCCGCCGTGGGGCGGCGACCCGATCCCGGCCGAGGCGGTCCCGACGAATGTGGTGACCGGACCGGACGGCGCGTACTACGTGTCGCAGCTCGTCGGCTTCCCCTTCCCGCTGGGCGAATCGCGCATCTGGCGGGTCGTTCCCGGTCAGGCGCCGACGGTCTACGCGTCCGGCCTGAGCAACGTGACGAGCCTCGCATGGCAGGGGCAGACGCTGTACGCCGTGCAGTTCAGCGACAGCAGCTTCCTGAGCGACGGCCCGCCGATCGGCTCGCTGCGCCAGATCGTGCCGGGCGCCAGCGAGCACCCCGCGGTGCTGGCCGGCCTGTTCGCCCCGTACGGCGTGGCGATCTCCGGCAAGACCGCGTACATCAGCACGGGGTCGGTCCTGCCCGGCGGCGGCGAGGTGCAGGCGCTGAACCTGCGCTGA